In Syngnathoides biaculeatus isolate LvHL_M chromosome 5, ASM1980259v1, whole genome shotgun sequence, the following are encoded in one genomic region:
- the gsdmeb gene encoding gasdermin Eb has protein sequence MFATATRNFVEEVDERGGSLIPMRSLNDCVSLLTVVLSQKRFWFWQKPKRKLTDFTLNDILTGDEPITPVLIETDFIKYVGTYGDNIQGTADGAFLHSNVSAEGKESSKLQLLFGSLKKDEVDVRKLLQDSKNRVLDMSHPLIQQTKKKRQALGVVKERIATSQPCSVIEELQQAEQCAWTLSLCGAKSPKVSLKDNGSLSKDSNVTMEIPTNTTLAYALIDLEVKHDGRYELCLMSDKGGFEVDSPAQNDPDVGHLARELQNLGAHFQLLSAIPARSRSSLLRNTAAVTEDRAALGALQSLLDQMLLDKSANTDDVSEAHKRLIRPVLDVLEESESGSAAQGERSASVLCALHLVISALDELSCESLAALRACSSPDALKVLDLLVQGLSGSGASPASGADLSAVPEDVLLKAERLFASCGVSLERDAAAVRINRLRQPGNRPLVLCIALRGLHSLAHRV, from the exons ATGTTCGCCACGGCCACTAGGAACTTCGTGGAGGAGGTGGACGAGCGCGGAGGTTCGCTGATCCCGATGAGAAGCCTCAACGACTGCGTCTCGCTGCTCACCGTGGTGCTGAGCCAGAAACGCTTCTGGTTCTGGCAGAAGCCCAAACGCAAACTCACGGACTTCACCCTCAACGATATCCTCACAGGGGACGAGCCCATCACGCCAG TTTTAATCGAGACAGACTTCATCAAATACGTCGGGACTTACGGCGACAACATCCAGGGGACGGCGGATGGCGCGTTCCTGCATTCCAACGTGAGCGCGGAGGGCAAAGAGTCTTCCAAACTCCAGTTGTTGTTCGGCAGCTTGAAGAAAGACGAAGTGGACGTGCGCAAGCTGCTGCAAGACTCCAAAAACAG gGTTCTGGACATGTCCCACCCTCTGATCCAGCAGACCAAGAAGAAGCGTCAGGCGCTGGGCGTGGTCAAGGAGCGCATCGCGACCAGCCAGCCGTGCAGCGTCATCGAGGAGCTGCAGCAGGCCGAACAGTGCGCTTGGACGCTCAGCCTCTGCGGGGCAAAGAGTCCAAAG gtGTCCCTGAAAGACAATGGCAGCCTGAGCAAGGACAGCAACGTTACCATGGAGATTCCCACAAACACCACCCTGGCGTACGCCCTCATTGACCTTGAGGTCAAGCACGACGGTCGCTATG AGCTGTGTCTGATGTCAGACAAGGGGGGCTTCGAGGTGGACAGTCCCGCCCAAAACGACCCCGACGTCGGCCATCTTGCGCGAG AGCTGCAGAACCTCGGCGCTCATTTCCAGCTGCTGTCGGCTATCCCCGCCCGCAGCAGGTCTTCGCTGCTCCGGAACACGGCGGCCGTCACGGAGGACCGAGCGGCTCTCGGTGCTCTTCAGAGTCTG CTGGACCAGATGCTCCTGGATAAGAGCGCGAATACGGACGATGTTTCGGAGGCGCACAAACGGTTGATCCGGCCCGTTCTGGATGTGCTGGAAGAGTCGGAATCCGGGTCGGCAGCCCAGGGGGAGCGCTCGGCGTCGGTCCTCTGTGCGCTTCACCTCGTCATCAGCGCCTTGGATG AACTGAGTTGCGAAAGTCTCGCTGCGCTGAGAGCCTGCAGCAGCCCCGATGCGCTCAAAGTCCTGGATCTTCTG GTCCAGGGCTTGTCGGGAAGCGGGGCTTCGCCGGCGAGCGGCGCGGACCTCTCCGCCGTGCCGGAGGACGTCTTGCTGAAGGCCGAACGTCTGTTCGCCTCCTGCGGCGTCAGCCTGGAGAGGGACGCGGCCGCCGTCCGGATAAACCGACTGCGGCAACCAGGAAACCGCCCGCTGGTCTTGTGTATCGCCCTCAGAGGCCTCCACTCACTGGCGCACCGTGTTTAA